In a genomic window of Methylophaga thalassica:
- a CDS encoding flagellar basal body L-ring protein FlgH encodes MKTIAPFLVFIAVAMLTGCYNNEVKRDPAFAAVRPAPIEPQDNYDGAIFDARNNISLFEDYRARRVGDILTVKLEEKTDAEKETETTVDKSNNNSIDNPTLFGTTPQFNLPGQLPLANTKDNNLAFGVNSTSKFKGAGDSDQNNKLTGNISVSVVEVLPNGNMVIRGERVITINQGNEYIRLSGMISPRDIEADNSISSIRIADAQISYVGDGPTNDANVMGWLSRFFVSALMPF; translated from the coding sequence ATGAAGACAATTGCCCCATTTTTAGTGTTTATTGCTGTGGCAATGTTAACCGGCTGCTACAACAATGAGGTTAAACGAGACCCAGCCTTTGCTGCGGTACGTCCAGCTCCGATTGAGCCGCAAGATAATTATGACGGTGCCATTTTTGACGCACGCAATAATATTTCACTATTTGAGGATTATCGTGCGAGACGGGTAGGCGATATTTTGACAGTCAAACTAGAAGAAAAAACTGACGCTGAGAAAGAGACAGAAACAACGGTCGATAAGTCGAATAATAATTCCATTGATAATCCAACGCTGTTTGGAACAACACCACAATTTAATCTCCCCGGCCAACTACCGTTAGCTAATACAAAAGACAACAATTTAGCCTTTGGCGTAAATTCAACCAGTAAATTTAAAGGTGCCGGCGATAGTGATCAGAATAATAAGTTGACCGGCAATATTAGTGTGTCGGTGGTTGAAGTATTACCCAATGGCAACATGGTCATTCGAGGTGAGCGAGTGATTACCATAAATCAAGGTAATGAATACATACGTTTGTCAGGGATGATTAGTCCAAGAGATATCGAGGCAGATAATTCTATTTCGTCTATTCGCATTGCCGATGCTCAGATTTCTTATGTGGGGGATGGCCCGACTAATGATGCCAATGTGATGGGCTGGTTAAGTCGATTCTTTGTTAGCGCATTGATGCCTTTTTAA
- a CDS encoding flagellar basal body P-ring protein FlgI, whose translation MKFRVFIAFALLVSSGLACAERVKDLASIAGVRSNQLIGYGLVVGLNGTGDKTKFTGQSLRNMLVEMGINIPPGTDPKSKNVAAVSVHADLPPFVKPGQTIDITVSSLGDAKSLRGGSLLMTPLKGADGQIYAMAQGNLIVGGFGADAADGSRLTVNIPSAGRVPNGATVERAVRNALNVGDSIILNLHSPDFTTASRLSDAINHTLGKNTAFSMDASSVKVNAPRDPNQRVPFMSLIENLELNPGEAPARVVVNSRSGTIVIGQHVRVSPAAVTHGNLSVTISANPEVSQPEPFSQGQTVVTPNYNINITEENSRMFVFNPGVSLDEIVRAVNQVGAAPGDLVAILEALKQAGALKADLVVI comes from the coding sequence ATGAAGTTCAGAGTATTTATTGCATTCGCATTATTAGTGAGTTCAGGCCTTGCCTGCGCCGAACGGGTTAAAGATCTGGCCTCCATTGCTGGCGTGCGTAGTAACCAATTAATTGGTTATGGATTGGTGGTGGGTCTCAATGGCACGGGCGATAAGACAAAGTTCACCGGACAAAGCCTAAGAAACATGTTAGTGGAAATGGGGATTAATATCCCACCGGGCACTGACCCTAAAAGTAAAAACGTGGCGGCCGTGTCTGTACATGCCGATTTACCGCCGTTTGTTAAGCCCGGTCAAACCATTGATATTACTGTTTCCTCATTGGGTGATGCCAAGAGTCTTCGCGGTGGCAGTTTATTAATGACGCCATTAAAAGGGGCTGATGGACAAATTTATGCCATGGCACAAGGCAATTTAATTGTCGGCGGTTTTGGCGCTGATGCTGCTGATGGCTCAAGGTTAACGGTCAATATTCCCAGTGCCGGGCGGGTACCCAATGGCGCGACGGTTGAGCGAGCCGTTAGAAATGCATTGAATGTTGGGGATTCTATTATTCTTAATCTACACAGTCCCGATTTCACTACGGCCAGTCGATTAAGTGATGCCATTAACCATACATTAGGCAAAAATACGGCGTTTTCGATGGATGCATCTTCGGTCAAAGTGAACGCGCCGCGCGATCCTAACCAGCGTGTTCCATTTATGTCCTTAATCGAGAATTTAGAGTTGAATCCAGGTGAAGCACCCGCCAGAGTTGTGGTCAACTCACGTAGTGGCACGATTGTGATTGGGCAGCATGTGCGGGTGAGCCCTGCTGCAGTGACGCATGGTAATTTATCGGTCACTATCTCGGCTAACCCAGAAGTCAGTCAGCCAGAACCTTTTTCGCAAGGACAGACGGTTGTAACGCCTAACTATAATATTAATATTACGGAAGAAAATAGCCGGATGTTTGTCTTTAATCCTGGGGTGTCGCTCGATGAAATTGTACGTGCGGTTAATCAGGTCGGTGCGGCGCCTGGTGATTTAGTGGCTATCCTCGAAGCATTGAAACAGGCCGGCGCACTTAAGGCTGACTTAGTGGTTATTTAG
- the flgJ gene encoding flagellar assembly peptidoglycan hydrolase FlgJ — protein sequence MAYESNIARSAVDFHGLNQLREQAVKEVDSQQTLKQVAGQFESLFINMMLKSMRQASLGDGVFDSSQSKMYQDMADQQLASDLSMRGGLGLQQAIIQQLGSYQLQSAQPAKTGQSYSYDTVTIRPALAKKVNELMLKQIRDIHAENIDTDSTTELKDIGAVVFDSPQDFVKTLWPYAQQAADKIGVAPEVILSQAALETGWGKYVLKDKAGETSFNLFNIKAGKSWTGDSVSKVALEYRDGKAYNEASQFRSYESYQDSFNDYIEFLQTQPRYRDALKHTGNADAFVEQLQKAGFATDPNYSDKIKRIMNSDILARISLESNHA from the coding sequence ATGGCTTATGAGTCTAATATTGCCCGGTCAGCAGTTGACTTTCACGGCCTGAACCAACTACGCGAACAAGCGGTAAAAGAGGTGGATAGTCAGCAAACGTTGAAGCAGGTTGCCGGTCAGTTTGAGTCACTATTTATCAATATGATGCTGAAGTCGATGCGTCAGGCAAGTCTAGGTGACGGGGTATTTGACTCATCCCAAAGCAAAATGTATCAGGATATGGCTGACCAACAACTGGCTTCTGATTTGTCTATGCGTGGTGGGCTCGGACTACAGCAAGCAATTATCCAACAGTTGGGGAGTTATCAGCTCCAGTCAGCTCAGCCAGCCAAAACGGGCCAGAGCTATAGTTACGACACAGTAACGATAAGACCTGCTCTTGCTAAAAAAGTAAACGAGCTGATGTTAAAGCAGATACGTGATATTCACGCTGAAAACATCGACACAGATTCGACAACAGAATTGAAAGATATTGGTGCCGTAGTCTTTGACTCACCTCAAGATTTTGTAAAAACACTCTGGCCTTATGCACAACAGGCTGCAGATAAAATTGGTGTTGCACCTGAGGTAATTTTATCTCAAGCCGCTTTAGAAACAGGCTGGGGCAAGTATGTTCTCAAAGATAAGGCTGGAGAAACAAGTTTCAATCTGTTCAATATCAAGGCTGGTAAAAGTTGGACTGGTGATAGTGTCAGTAAAGTGGCACTCGAATATCGTGATGGTAAGGCTTATAACGAAGCGTCTCAGTTCCGCTCTTATGAGTCATATCAGGATAGTTTCAATGACTATATTGAGTTTCTGCAAACTCAGCCTCGCTACCGTGATGCATTAAAACACACGGGTAATGCTGATGCCTTTGTTGAACAATTGCAAAAAGCCGGCTTTGCAACCGACCCTAATTATTCCGACAAAATTAAACGTATTATGAATAGTGACATTCTGGCACGAATTTCGCTGGAGTCAAACCATGCATAA
- the flgK gene encoding flagellar hook-associated protein FlgK: MSLLGIGTSALLTAQGNLSTTSHNISNVNTEGYTRQRADQATRTPDYKGDIYFGTGVQITSVERVYDTFLASQVRTYTAQEAAQRSYLSYSQQVDDLLGSEDLGLSTGISQFFNAVNEVANDPTSIAARQLMLTRGELLANRFNTMDSQLTQLDEQVDYDITVAVDDINNLSKSIAELNAAITAASGAGGTPNDLMDKRDKLITDLSEIVSVNVIEQSNGTTNILIGNGQALVAGTKSMTLTTVTDTSTTPPRLGIGYGDSSTNITSQLSGGTLGGALEFRDTIIDDVRAELDVLAQAVVEGFNAVHNNTTNIANGGQGSVDLDGNDGGDFFDPANITAATISVAISDPRAIAASSKFDAATGTVNISGSGNNENALALANLETDKTLVTIAPGVTRSLSEGYAVLVSDVATRTQQAEASQETQLALLQQTEQRFDAVGGVNLDEEAAQLIKFQQAYQAASQIIIVSNTIFDSLINAV; this comes from the coding sequence ATGAGTCTGCTAGGGATTGGGACATCGGCATTATTAACGGCCCAAGGTAATTTATCGACGACCAGTCATAACATTAGTAATGTTAATACTGAGGGTTACACACGCCAGCGTGCTGACCAAGCGACACGTACACCTGATTATAAAGGGGATATCTATTTTGGTACGGGTGTTCAGATAACGTCCGTCGAACGTGTATATGACACTTTTCTCGCGAGTCAGGTCAGAACTTATACAGCACAGGAAGCCGCCCAGAGAAGCTATCTCAGTTATTCTCAACAGGTGGATGATCTGCTCGGCTCAGAAGACTTGGGCTTGAGTACAGGTATCAGTCAATTCTTCAATGCGGTGAATGAGGTAGCAAACGATCCGACATCGATTGCTGCCAGACAATTAATGCTGACTCGTGGTGAGTTGCTAGCGAATCGTTTTAATACCATGGATTCGCAGCTGACTCAGCTGGATGAGCAAGTGGATTACGATATTACTGTTGCTGTAGATGACATCAATAATTTATCGAAAAGTATTGCCGAGCTAAATGCTGCGATCACTGCTGCTAGTGGTGCTGGTGGTACGCCAAACGATCTGATGGATAAGCGTGACAAACTGATTACGGATCTTTCAGAGATCGTCTCAGTGAACGTGATCGAACAGTCGAATGGTACAACAAATATTTTGATTGGTAATGGGCAAGCCTTAGTCGCTGGTACGAAAAGTATGACTCTGACTACGGTGACCGATACCTCCACGACCCCACCAAGATTAGGCATTGGCTATGGCGATAGCAGTACTAATATCACTAGTCAGTTATCAGGTGGCACCTTAGGCGGGGCTTTGGAGTTTCGTGACACGATTATCGATGATGTCAGAGCTGAACTTGATGTGTTGGCTCAAGCGGTGGTGGAAGGTTTTAATGCTGTCCATAACAATACAACCAATATTGCCAATGGTGGGCAGGGATCGGTTGATTTAGATGGTAATGATGGCGGAGACTTCTTTGACCCGGCAAATATTACCGCCGCCACTATTTCAGTGGCAATAAGCGATCCTCGTGCCATTGCCGCCTCATCAAAGTTTGATGCGGCAACAGGCACCGTGAATATTTCTGGCTCAGGTAATAATGAAAACGCATTAGCTTTGGCTAACCTGGAGACAGATAAAACATTAGTAACTATCGCGCCTGGGGTGACTCGTTCGCTATCAGAAGGGTATGCCGTGTTGGTTTCAGATGTGGCCACACGTACACAGCAAGCGGAAGCCAGTCAGGAAACACAACTTGCGTTGTTACAACAAACAGAACAGCGCTTTGATGCGGTTGGTGGGGTTAATCTGGATGAAGAAGCCGCACAGCTCATCAAATTTCAGCAAGCCTATCAGGCGGCTTCTCAGATTATTATCGTGTCCAACACGATTTTTGATTCGCTGATTAATGCTGTTTAG
- the flgL gene encoding flagellar hook-associated protein FlgL, translating into MRISTSYIQQQSVDTMLAQQKQLADTQLQVSTGQRILRPSDDPVAAVKSLNYEREVSINEQYQANADVANNKLNAAENALTSATDIVQRIRELAVQALNDTNDANARTGIAEEIDELNKSLVSLANTTDANGEFLFSGYQSFTQAFDTTTFAYGGDSGQRSMRVGSDYSVEATFPGDELFVITNADSSTQAIFQTIDEFSTALKANTIGTAPNNGEFLDNMSTAIDSLTTARTAVGARINSIDQQRSINEDSLTSLETSLTKLKDLDYAEAISRLNSQTTGLQAAQQAYVKVQGLSLFNFL; encoded by the coding sequence ATGAGAATTTCGACATCCTATATTCAACAGCAAAGTGTGGACACGATGCTTGCCCAGCAGAAACAGCTGGCCGATACGCAGTTACAAGTCTCCACCGGCCAGCGAATTCTAAGGCCTTCTGATGACCCGGTAGCCGCGGTAAAGTCACTCAATTACGAGCGTGAAGTCAGCATTAATGAGCAGTATCAGGCGAATGCGGATGTGGCGAACAATAAGCTCAATGCGGCTGAAAATGCCTTAACCAGTGCGACGGATATTGTTCAACGGATTCGCGAACTCGCAGTTCAGGCGCTGAACGATACCAATGATGCTAATGCCAGAACAGGTATTGCGGAAGAAATTGATGAGTTGAATAAATCGTTGGTCAGTCTGGCGAACACGACCGATGCTAACGGCGAGTTTTTATTTTCTGGTTATCAATCTTTCACACAAGCATTCGATACCACAACATTTGCCTATGGTGGCGATAGCGGTCAACGCAGTATGCGTGTAGGAAGTGATTACTCAGTCGAAGCAACTTTTCCCGGAGATGAGCTATTTGTTATCACTAATGCTGATAGTTCAACACAAGCTATTTTTCAGACGATCGATGAATTTTCAACCGCGCTAAAAGCTAATACTATCGGTACAGCACCTAATAATGGTGAATTCTTAGATAATATGTCGACAGCCATTGATTCATTAACTACAGCAAGAACCGCTGTTGGTGCTCGAATCAATTCTATTGACCAGCAACGCAGCATTAATGAAGACAGTCTGACCAGCCTTGAAACGAGTCTGACTAAATTAAAAGACTTGGATTATGCGGAAGCGATTTCACGTTTAAACTCGCAAACGACAGGCTTGCAAGCGGCTCAACAAGCCTATGTCAAAGTGCAAGGGCTGTCCCTGTTTAACTTTTTATGA
- the rfbF gene encoding glucose-1-phosphate cytidylyltransferase: MKAVILAGGLGTRISEESINKPKPMIEIGGKPILWHIMKIYSHHGVNDFIICCGYKGYLIKEYFANYFLHMSDVTFDMQNNKMHVHEAHAEPWKVTLVDTGDDSMTGGRIRRVADYVKDEDAFCLTYGDGVGNIDITASIQFHQQHGNLATVTAAYPQAKFGALDIHDDRVVNFQEKPKGDNGMVSGGFFVLSPKVIDYISDDRTSWEGRPLEKLVAEQQLRVFRHEGFWQPMDTLRDKQHLEQLWQSGQAPWKVW, encoded by the coding sequence ATGAAGGCAGTGATTCTGGCTGGTGGCTTAGGTACTCGTATTAGCGAAGAGTCTATAAATAAGCCAAAACCAATGATAGAAATAGGTGGAAAGCCTATTCTCTGGCATATTATGAAAATCTATTCACATCATGGTGTGAATGATTTTATTATCTGTTGCGGTTACAAGGGCTATTTGATTAAAGAGTATTTTGCGAATTACTTTTTGCATATGTCGGACGTCACCTTTGATATGCAAAATAATAAAATGCATGTACATGAAGCCCATGCTGAACCCTGGAAAGTGACGTTGGTCGACACCGGTGATGATAGTATGACAGGTGGTCGTATCCGTCGGGTTGCTGACTATGTAAAAGATGAAGACGCCTTCTGTCTGACTTATGGTGATGGAGTTGGCAACATTGATATTACGGCGAGCATACAGTTCCATCAACAACATGGAAACTTGGCTACAGTCACAGCAGCCTATCCTCAAGCAAAATTTGGTGCATTGGATATACATGATGATCGGGTAGTGAACTTTCAGGAAAAACCGAAAGGTGACAATGGGATGGTCAGTGGTGGTTTTTTTGTGTTATCGCCCAAAGTGATTGATTACATTAGTGATGATCGAACTAGTTGGGAGGGGCGTCCACTGGAAAAATTGGTCGCAGAGCAACAGCTACGTGTTTTTCGCCACGAAGGCTTCTGGCAACCCATGGATACGCTTCGTGATAAGCAACACCTTGAACAACTCTGGCAGTCAGGTCAGGCACCATGGAAAGTCTGGTGA